The following coding sequences are from one Tistrella bauzanensis window:
- the mtgA gene encoding monofunctional biosynthetic peptidoglycan transglycosylase, producing the protein MSDPAPKPLATWLRRQLHPVLHRLWRILRAVLLTVLAVWAAMLVAYRWVDPPATPLMLIRLIDEGRIDYRPRGLDEIARSLPQSAIAAEDNNFCNHSAVDWPAVQVAIDDWRGGKALRGASTISMQTARNLFLWPGGGFLRKALEVPLAYAIELAWPKWRIVELYVNVAEWGPGLYGAEAAAQTHFDKPAAALTSREAALLAAVLPNPRRWSAGEPTRYIQGRANTIARRVGQLGPATACTAPPA; encoded by the coding sequence ATGTCCGACCCTGCGCCGAAGCCGCTGGCAACATGGCTGCGCCGCCAGTTGCACCCCGTGCTTCACCGCCTGTGGCGGATTCTGCGCGCGGTTCTGCTGACCGTGCTGGCGGTATGGGCGGCGATGCTGGTCGCCTATCGCTGGGTTGATCCGCCGGCCACCCCGCTGATGCTGATCCGCCTGATCGATGAAGGTCGGATCGATTATCGCCCGCGCGGGCTGGACGAGATTGCGCGCAGCCTGCCGCAATCGGCCATCGCTGCCGAGGACAATAATTTCTGCAACCACAGCGCGGTCGACTGGCCGGCGGTGCAGGTGGCGATCGACGACTGGCGCGGCGGCAAGGCCCTGCGCGGCGCCAGCACGATCAGCATGCAGACCGCCCGAAACCTGTTCCTGTGGCCGGGCGGCGGATTTCTGCGCAAGGCACTTGAAGTGCCGCTGGCCTATGCGATCGAACTGGCCTGGCCGAAATGGCGAATCGTCGAGCTTTATGTGAACGTGGCCGAATGGGGGCCGGGCCTTTACGGCGCGGAGGCAGCGGCCCAGACCCATTTCGACAAGCCCGCCGCAGCCCTCACATCCCGAGAGGCGGCCCTGCTGGCCGCCGTGCTGCCCAATCCGCGCCGCTGGTCGGCGGGCGAGCCCACCCGCTATATCCAGGGTCGCGCCAACACCATCGCCCGGCGCGTGGGGCAGTTGGGGCCGGCAACCGCCTGCACGGCGCCGCCGGCCTGA
- a CDS encoding autotransporter domain-containing protein: MQRFRTRATTDGAAVARLTALHRRLLAGAAATVMVWAAAPAERPAHAAEVPADGGDTTLRLERLSDLPTTVRLAVGKARLVETGGPGVRSRSQGWTFANDGLVLSEGDGVRMAGDRVENSAGAVILGRRGVVLGSVDAMGMLSVDNAGTILGAGGPGVRITGEAARLVNHQDALIGGIDGRAAMLRGGGARVDNQGYITSSSHVGLKMTADDDALLENGQTGLIVGTGRGAVVDGHAVTVVNDGAIAGARPDDDQDGAARDALGLLARGDQVVVVNRATGLIVGDDQGLRALSDRGVLIDNAGVIRGLDGDGGDGTIRLVNRDTGVVTGGNGTVLTGAAVEIDNAGAFLAPDSISQPVLSVFDSDETRIINRLGGAIDGSGVGIDVTGGDVELINDGFIRSGIPDDNGLGGLDIAVLITDAEDVLIENDGRIEGAGGIAVFTADEVEITNDSAGEIHAGYGNAVTVEADIVRIGNEGLIRSVFETGVEVVAGASGLVENTGVILGGETGVFGAADEMIIRNQGVITAGIENDDDRDPVAVDLTGGTVTLVNDDGGVVSGDTGALLYGADRAAIDNAGLITGADVFSDGMVSVTNRAGGTIAGDSPGLLATAPVVEVTNGGTIASADTAAIDIDAPDRAMVHNTATGLVSAAAAPAVQIRAGSTRVVNDGRVTGASGFLIDGDAMLTNTASGTIETVDTAVFVTGAATVVNAGRIITGAGVVPADVPDAAVAVGSGGSITNLEGGVILNRHWAGVSVTDGTGVDDPADRETVIGNAGLIGSEGPGIGLRVQVAGGVTLSNARSGTIAAARARGVAVRADRIAVENAGTIVGEGGEGVLLVAADEAMLDNAGTIIGGVFDTAEQLQSGVSAEGGNLNVVNREGGVIAGETIGIGLLAREVAAIENAGFTNGIFVQGGDVALLTNAASGVVAADDFNSLVGDEVAVDNAGIISGGEMGLIIQGGTAGIVNTGRIDGAAGAGIVSAATDTTSIVNAGTITGALVGVAVDGMVAIDNAGTISAGGTAISAAGGTVINRADGEIAGLVAISASGDDVGIVNVGGLIEGEAVAIAVEGDGTFVDNRAGAEITAEGDTIYLMGDALIVNAGSIRSTGAVAVIVEGDAVVDNAEGGVIEAAGPAMILAGVTSLTNAGRISSIDPTSDGDDDDGVAVLAGSGGLIVNTGVIESGAGAVLIGDVDTVTDPAELETAIANDGLIRAHGEGTALGADVEGAVAVANSNTIAAEDGPAIDLVAADILLGNGGTIASEGGTGASLAADIVSVSNAAGALIGGGDIGLAIQGGRVDVANGGVIAGAGAGLAVIGDVVTVDNQGEISGETGVVLRGAPDGEGDGAASELTLVNRGTIDGGVVFQGGDVNSADIGGRVAADEAGRAVVFADGASTRDLIVETGAVIGGDILAGTDNTLEQARLRQDSVAVFSGAGRFEHDLQGFGLIDKTGAGTWRLDGDLLAAAFDITGGGVALNGQYTGDRLSVGGAGTLSGTGRITGDLINAGTVAPGNSIGTLTVAGDYTQTSAGTLAMEYADDGAGGALTDQLVVSGAADIQGGTLALTSFDGSTPRYASATLLTAAGGVTGGFDRVETDRAGLLGGVLIEGDVISLRLVDSANGFRALAETETARGVAGVLEAQALTATGDRDVLLTRLAALDDAGAAAALGDLAGTEYAGHWRYLRSTGRAFVDGATHAGAAGHRGPWITGFGNAGRTSGEDAVGDVRWRSAGTAVGIDFAVGEDARLGLAAGVTDGRMSARDRDTGIDTTGWHVGAYGAVPAGPVMLDAAVAFTRASSDARRSIGGIGRTASGSFDTDQITASVGVSTDIVVPGAKPGTPEAAAGAPAWTVTPMLRLTFDHQRSDDVTEAGAGAASLRVEGATVQGLEAFAGLRFGASFGDAAAGDVVVRPSFTLGIGQELLDRDNSLMAGFAGDPANRFKVNGVSQGRTTGRFGAEVAVDVVAGVTIGAAYAGSIDQTGDDHRLTAGLRLSW, from the coding sequence ATGCAGCGTTTCAGAACCCGTGCCACCACCGATGGTGCCGCTGTGGCGCGTCTGACCGCCCTGCATCGCCGGCTGCTCGCCGGTGCCGCCGCGACGGTGATGGTATGGGCGGCAGCACCGGCAGAACGGCCGGCCCATGCGGCCGAGGTGCCGGCCGATGGCGGCGACACCACCCTGCGCCTGGAACGTCTGTCGGATCTGCCGACCACCGTGCGTCTGGCCGTGGGCAAGGCCCGGCTGGTCGAAACCGGCGGGCCGGGCGTGCGCAGCCGCAGCCAGGGCTGGACCTTCGCGAATGACGGCCTGGTCCTGTCGGAAGGCGATGGCGTGCGGATGGCTGGCGACAGGGTGGAGAACAGCGCCGGCGCGGTGATCCTGGGCCGTCGGGGCGTGGTGCTGGGCAGTGTCGATGCCATGGGCATGCTGTCGGTGGACAATGCCGGCACCATCCTTGGCGCCGGTGGCCCGGGTGTGCGGATCACCGGAGAGGCCGCGCGGCTGGTCAATCACCAGGATGCGCTGATCGGTGGCATCGACGGCCGGGCAGCCATGCTGCGCGGTGGCGGAGCCCGTGTGGACAATCAGGGATACATCACCTCGTCCAGCCATGTCGGCCTGAAGATGACCGCCGATGATGATGCGTTGCTGGAGAATGGCCAGACCGGCCTCATCGTCGGCACCGGTCGCGGTGCGGTTGTGGATGGCCATGCCGTCACGGTGGTCAATGACGGCGCCATTGCCGGCGCCCGGCCGGATGACGATCAGGATGGTGCTGCGCGCGACGCGCTTGGACTGCTGGCGCGCGGCGATCAGGTGGTGGTCGTGAACAGGGCGACCGGGCTGATCGTCGGCGACGATCAGGGGCTGCGTGCCCTGTCGGATCGGGGCGTGCTGATCGATAATGCCGGCGTCATCCGTGGGCTGGATGGGGATGGCGGCGACGGCACCATCCGTCTGGTCAATCGCGACACCGGGGTGGTGACGGGCGGCAACGGCACTGTCCTGACGGGGGCCGCGGTCGAGATCGACAATGCCGGCGCGTTCCTGGCTCCGGACAGTATTTCACAGCCGGTGCTGTCGGTTTTCGACAGCGACGAGACCCGGATCATCAATCGTCTCGGCGGGGCGATCGACGGGAGCGGCGTCGGCATCGACGTGACCGGCGGCGATGTCGAACTGATCAATGACGGCTTTATCAGATCCGGCATCCCGGATGACAACGGGCTTGGCGGCCTGGACATCGCGGTGCTGATCACCGATGCCGAGGACGTGCTGATCGAGAATGACGGCCGGATCGAAGGTGCCGGCGGGATCGCGGTCTTTACCGCCGACGAGGTCGAGATCACCAATGACAGCGCCGGTGAGATCCATGCCGGATATGGCAATGCGGTCACGGTCGAGGCAGATATCGTCCGGATCGGCAATGAGGGCCTGATCCGGAGCGTGTTCGAGACGGGTGTGGAGGTGGTCGCCGGCGCGTCGGGGCTGGTCGAGAACACCGGCGTGATCCTTGGTGGGGAAACCGGCGTCTTCGGTGCCGCCGATGAGATGATCATCCGCAATCAGGGCGTCATCACCGCCGGCATCGAGAATGACGACGACCGGGATCCGGTGGCCGTGGATCTGACCGGCGGCACCGTGACACTGGTGAACGACGATGGCGGCGTGGTGTCGGGCGACACCGGCGCGCTGCTCTATGGCGCCGACCGTGCCGCGATCGACAATGCCGGGCTGATCACCGGCGCCGATGTCTTCAGCGACGGGATGGTGTCGGTGACCAATCGGGCCGGCGGCACGATCGCGGGCGACAGCCCGGGCCTGCTGGCGACGGCGCCGGTGGTCGAGGTCACCAATGGCGGCACGATCGCAAGTGCCGATACGGCGGCGATCGATATCGACGCGCCGGACCGGGCCATGGTGCACAATACCGCCACCGGCCTCGTGTCGGCTGCCGCCGCGCCGGCGGTGCAGATCCGTGCCGGCAGTACCCGCGTGGTCAACGACGGGCGGGTCACCGGCGCCAGCGGCTTCCTGATCGATGGCGACGCGATGCTGACCAACACCGCCAGCGGCACGATCGAGACCGTCGACACCGCCGTCTTCGTGACCGGTGCGGCCACGGTGGTCAATGCCGGGCGGATCATCACCGGGGCCGGCGTGGTTCCGGCCGATGTGCCGGATGCAGCCGTGGCGGTGGGCAGCGGCGGCAGCATCACCAATCTGGAGGGTGGCGTGATCCTGAACCGGCATTGGGCCGGTGTTTCGGTGACTGACGGGACGGGCGTGGACGATCCGGCGGATCGCGAGACCGTGATCGGGAATGCCGGTCTGATCGGGTCGGAAGGGCCGGGGATCGGGCTTAGGGTTCAGGTCGCGGGCGGGGTGACATTGTCCAATGCCCGGAGCGGCACGATTGCCGCGGCGCGCGCGCGCGGGGTTGCGGTCCGGGCCGACAGGATCGCCGTCGAGAATGCCGGCACGATCGTCGGCGAGGGTGGTGAGGGCGTTCTCCTGGTCGCCGCAGACGAGGCCATGCTCGACAATGCCGGCACCATCATCGGCGGCGTGTTCGACACCGCAGAGCAGTTGCAGTCGGGCGTCTCTGCCGAGGGCGGCAATCTCAATGTCGTCAACCGTGAGGGCGGCGTCATCGCCGGCGAGACGATCGGTATCGGCCTGCTGGCCCGCGAGGTCGCCGCGATCGAGAATGCCGGCTTTACCAACGGCATCTTCGTGCAGGGTGGTGATGTTGCCCTGCTGACCAATGCCGCGTCGGGCGTCGTGGCGGCGGATGACTTCAATAGTCTGGTCGGGGACGAAGTCGCCGTCGACAATGCCGGCATCATCAGTGGCGGCGAGATGGGCCTGATCATTCAGGGCGGGACGGCCGGGATCGTCAATACCGGCCGGATCGATGGCGCGGCCGGCGCGGGCATCGTGAGTGCGGCGACAGACACCACAAGCATTGTAAACGCCGGCACCATCACCGGGGCCCTGGTTGGCGTTGCTGTCGACGGCATGGTCGCCATCGACAATGCCGGCACCATCTCGGCCGGCGGTACGGCCATCTCTGCCGCTGGCGGCACGGTGATCAACCGCGCGGACGGAGAGATTGCCGGCCTCGTTGCGATCTCGGCCAGTGGTGACGATGTCGGCATCGTCAATGTCGGCGGTTTGATCGAGGGCGAAGCGGTCGCCATTGCCGTCGAGGGCGACGGCACGTTCGTGGATAATCGTGCCGGGGCCGAGATCACCGCCGAAGGCGATACGATCTATCTGATGGGGGACGCGCTGATCGTCAATGCCGGGTCCATCCGGTCGACCGGCGCGGTCGCGGTCATCGTCGAAGGCGACGCCGTGGTCGACAATGCAGAGGGCGGCGTCATCGAAGCCGCGGGGCCGGCGATGATCCTGGCGGGGGTGACCTCGCTGACCAATGCCGGGCGGATTTCCTCGATCGATCCCACATCTGATGGTGACGACGACGACGGGGTGGCGGTCCTGGCCGGCAGTGGCGGACTGATCGTCAATACCGGGGTGATCGAGAGCGGCGCCGGTGCGGTGTTGATCGGTGACGTCGACACCGTAACCGACCCGGCGGAGCTGGAGACGGCCATCGCCAATGACGGCCTGATCCGGGCTCATGGCGAGGGCACCGCGCTCGGCGCCGATGTCGAGGGCGCGGTCGCGGTTGCCAATTCGAACACGATCGCGGCGGAAGACGGACCGGCGATCGACCTCGTGGCGGCCGATATCCTGCTCGGCAATGGCGGCACGATCGCAAGCGAAGGCGGCACCGGCGCCAGCCTCGCGGCCGATATCGTGTCGGTGTCGAACGCCGCCGGGGCGCTGATCGGCGGTGGCGATATCGGTCTCGCCATTCAGGGCGGGCGCGTCGATGTCGCCAATGGCGGTGTGATCGCTGGTGCCGGTGCCGGGCTGGCGGTTATCGGTGATGTGGTGACGGTCGACAACCAGGGCGAGATATCGGGCGAGACCGGTGTGGTGCTGCGCGGGGCCCCGGATGGCGAAGGGGATGGCGCAGCGTCAGAGCTGACCCTGGTCAATCGCGGCACGATCGATGGCGGCGTGGTCTTCCAGGGCGGGGATGTCAATTCTGCCGATATCGGCGGCAGGGTGGCGGCGGACGAGGCTGGCAGGGCCGTGGTCTTCGCAGATGGCGCCAGCACGCGCGATCTGATCGTGGAGACCGGCGCCGTGATCGGCGGCGATATCCTGGCCGGCACCGATAACACGCTGGAACAGGCGCGGCTGCGACAGGACAGCGTGGCCGTGTTCAGTGGCGCCGGCCGGTTCGAACACGATCTTCAGGGCTTCGGCCTGATCGACAAGACCGGCGCCGGCACCTGGCGTCTCGATGGCGATCTGCTGGCGGCGGCCTTTGATATCACCGGCGGCGGTGTGGCGCTGAATGGCCAGTATACCGGTGACCGGTTGAGCGTTGGCGGCGCCGGCACGCTGTCGGGCACTGGTCGGATCACCGGCGATCTGATCAATGCCGGGACGGTGGCACCGGGCAATTCGATCGGCACGCTGACGGTTGCCGGCGATTATACCCAGACCAGCGCCGGCACATTGGCGATGGAATACGCCGATGACGGCGCCGGCGGCGCGTTGACCGATCAACTGGTGGTGAGTGGTGCCGCCGATATCCAGGGCGGCACCCTGGCGCTGACCTCGTTCGACGGATCGACCCCGCGCTATGCCAGCGCCACGCTGCTGACCGCCGCGGGCGGCGTGACCGGCGGTTTCGACCGGGTGGAGACCGATCGTGCCGGCCTGTTGGGCGGGGTGCTGATCGAGGGTGACGTGATCTCGCTCCGGCTGGTCGATTCCGCCAATGGCTTCCGGGCGCTGGCCGAAACCGAGACCGCCCGTGGCGTTGCCGGCGTGCTTGAGGCCCAGGCCCTGACGGCGACCGGCGACCGCGATGTGCTGCTGACCCGGCTTGCCGCTCTGGATGATGCCGGTGCCGCGGCCGCGCTGGGCGATCTGGCCGGCACCGAATATGCCGGCCATTGGCGGTATCTGCGCAGCACCGGCCGGGCCTTTGTCGATGGCGCGACGCATGCGGGCGCCGCCGGCCATCGGGGGCCCTGGATCACCGGTTTCGGCAATGCCGGCCGCACCAGCGGCGAGGATGCGGTGGGCGATGTCCGCTGGCGCAGCGCCGGCACCGCCGTCGGCATCGACTTCGCGGTGGGCGAGGATGCCCGTCTGGGGCTTGCGGCGGGTGTTACCGACGGCCGGATGTCGGCCCGCGACCGTGATACCGGCATCGACACCACCGGCTGGCATGTCGGCGCCTATGGCGCGGTGCCGGCGGGGCCGGTGATGCTGGATGCGGCGGTGGCCTTCACCCGCGCCAGTTCCGACGCCAGACGCAGCATCGGCGGCATCGGCCGGACGGCATCCGGCAGCTTCGACACCGACCAGATCACCGCCAGCGTCGGGGTGTCGACCGATATCGTCGTACCTGGGGCAAAGCCCGGCACGCCGGAGGCTGCGGCCGGCGCGCCGGCCTGGACGGTGACGCCGATGCTGCGGCTGACCTTCGATCATCAGCGCAGCGATGACGTGACCGAGGCCGGCGCGGGTGCCGCCTCGCTGCGGGTGGAGGGTGCGACGGTGCAGGGGCTGGAAGCCTTTGCCGGGCTGCGCTTCGGCGCCAGCTTCGGCGATGCCGCTGCCGGTGACGTCGTGGTCCGGCCCAGCTTCACCCTGGGCATCGGCCAGGAACTGCTCGACCGCGACAACAGCCTGATGGCCGGTTTCGCCGGTGATCCGGCAAACCGGTTCAAGGTGAACGGCGTGTCGCAGGGCCGCACCACCGGCCGCTTCGGCGCCGAGGTGGCGGTGGACGTGGTGGCCGGGGTGACGATCGGTGCCGCCTATGCCGGCAGCATCGACCAGACCGGCGACGATCACCGCCTGACGGCGGGCCTGCGTCTGTCCTGGTGA
- a CDS encoding PaaI family thioesterase has protein sequence MTTEIAAAAADTTDSRNVGVASIEQIEGLSGLEMLQRLISGALPRPPIGATLNFDPEAVEHGRAVFAGTPLVDHYNPIGTVHGGWIAAMLDSALGCAVHSTLAAGSAYTTVEIKVNYLRAVTAQTGRMRAEGKVIHVGRSFATAEATLTDAAGKLYAHATTTCAIFPLARRAAAAAKAAAD, from the coding sequence ATGACCACCGAAATCGCCGCCGCCGCCGCCGACACCACCGACAGCCGCAATGTCGGCGTCGCCAGCATCGAGCAGATCGAGGGATTGAGCGGGCTTGAGATGCTTCAGCGCCTGATTTCAGGCGCCCTGCCCCGGCCCCCGATCGGCGCGACGCTGAATTTCGATCCGGAAGCGGTCGAACATGGCCGCGCGGTGTTCGCGGGCACGCCGCTGGTCGACCATTACAACCCGATCGGCACGGTTCATGGCGGCTGGATCGCCGCCATGCTCGACAGCGCGCTGGGCTGCGCCGTGCACAGCACGCTCGCCGCCGGCAGCGCCTATACCACGGTCGAGATCAAGGTGAACTATCTGCGCGCGGTCACCGCCCAGACCGGCCGCATGCGCGCCGAGGGCAAGGTGATCCATGTCGGCCGCAGCTTCGCCACCGCCGAGGCGACCCTGACCGATGCGGCGGGCAAGCTCTATGCCCATGCCACCACCACCTGCGCGATCTTCCCGCTGGCGCGCCGCGCCGCCGCGGCCGCCAAGGCCGCGGCGGACTGA
- a CDS encoding MarR family winged helix-turn-helix transcriptional regulator, which translates to MPTPPSDRAASSLGTSHPGTPAHRTSRLMPCTCQSLRKAARQVTRLYDGMLQPSGLRLTQFSVLAALRLDGAMPLTRLADLLVVERTTLTRNLKPLERAGLIETRPDDNDGRRRVLAITTDGRAAFRSALPLWQAAQDAVAGRLGADLQARMMADLAVVIRACDRPA; encoded by the coding sequence ATGCCCACGCCACCATCCGATCGGGCGGCATCCTCCCTCGGCACCAGCCACCCGGGGACGCCCGCCCACCGCACCTCGCGCCTGATGCCCTGCACATGCCAGAGCCTGCGCAAGGCGGCCCGGCAGGTGACGCGGCTCTATGACGGCATGTTGCAGCCATCCGGATTGCGGCTGACCCAGTTCTCGGTGCTGGCGGCACTGCGCCTGGACGGCGCGATGCCGTTGACCCGACTGGCCGATCTGCTGGTGGTGGAGCGCACCACCTTGACCCGTAACCTGAAGCCGCTGGAGCGCGCCGGGCTGATCGAGACCCGCCCCGACGACAATGATGGCCGCCGCCGGGTGCTGGCGATCACCACGGACGGCCGGGCCGCGTTCCGGTCGGCCCTGCCGTTGTGGCAGGCGGCTCAGGATGCGGTCGCGGGCCGGCTCGGCGCGGACTTGCAGGCGCGGATGATGGCGGATCTGGCGGTGGTGATCAGGGCCTGCGATCGGCCTGCGTGA
- a CDS encoding CAP domain-containing protein, which yields MAEPGKVAMVWNRVAMVAALWAMAGCAGGPDKGADVPAPMTAREAFMLDGAIRPDLIYPEPVPLSPAAFPQGRVPVKAIFDQAADLARCEPGRLKPAERQQVLDQLNHVRALHRLPPVRYEPADDRLTTAAALIMAANDTLTHTPTPAMLCWTVEGAEGADVSNLGKERDWTDMGDAVPNVRPSGVANWLVDQDVTILGHRRWLLMPALDSVSYGRTIGNPPGPPTNRQVSAEAIRVTGRRQDISRLGTEVIAYPIGDYPRQLFPSDDVALSVSILADRSPHGGNGRGVVDFDRALIRVMGPDGVALPVRDVGQDYEPFGLANVLYWKLSGVQPGVRYQVEIRDIRVHGVSRAVAYPFRLIATGAPVSGG from the coding sequence ATGGCTGAACCGGGGAAGGTTGCGATGGTGTGGAACCGGGTTGCGATGGTGGCCGCGTTGTGGGCGATGGCGGGCTGCGCCGGCGGCCCGGACAAAGGGGCCGACGTCCCGGCGCCGATGACCGCGCGCGAGGCGTTCATGCTGGATGGCGCGATCAGGCCCGACCTGATCTATCCGGAGCCCGTGCCCCTGTCGCCAGCGGCTTTTCCGCAGGGCCGGGTGCCGGTGAAGGCGATATTCGACCAGGCTGCCGATCTGGCGCGATGCGAGCCCGGTCGCCTGAAGCCGGCCGAGCGACAGCAGGTGCTGGACCAGTTGAACCATGTTCGTGCCCTGCATCGGCTACCGCCGGTGCGCTATGAACCGGCCGATGACCGGCTGACCACCGCTGCCGCTCTGATCATGGCGGCCAACGACACGTTAACCCATACGCCCACACCCGCCATGCTGTGCTGGACAGTTGAGGGTGCTGAGGGCGCTGACGTGAGCAATCTGGGCAAGGAGCGGGACTGGACCGATATGGGCGACGCCGTCCCCAATGTCCGGCCATCTGGCGTGGCAAACTGGCTGGTCGATCAAGATGTGACGATCCTTGGCCATCGGCGCTGGTTGCTGATGCCGGCGCTGGACAGCGTGTCCTATGGCCGGACGATCGGCAATCCACCCGGCCCGCCGACCAACCGGCAGGTTTCGGCCGAGGCCATCCGCGTCACCGGCCGCCGTCAGGACATCAGCCGTCTGGGCACCGAGGTGATCGCCTATCCGATTGGCGATTATCCGCGACAGTTGTTTCCCTCGGATGATGTGGCGCTGTCGGTGAGCATCCTGGCTGATCGCAGCCCGCATGGCGGCAATGGCCGTGGCGTGGTCGATTTCGACCGGGCGTTGATCCGGGTGATGGGGCCGGATGGTGTGGCGCTGCCGGTGCGTGATGTCGGCCAGGATTATGAGCCGTTCGGCCTCGCCAATGTTCTGTACTGGAAGCTCAGCGGTGTGCAGCCAGGGGTTCGGTATCAGGTGGAGATCCGCGACATCCGGGTGCATGGCGTGTCGCGGGCGGTGGCCTATCCGTTCCGGCTGATCGCGACCGGGGCGCCGGTGTCCGGGGGATGA
- a CDS encoding LysR family transcriptional regulator, with protein sequence MTPTIDPELLRCFRSVARLGRFKAAADHLGRSPASVSMQVRRLEDLVGARLLDRDNRHVALTPAGDALLADAEALLALNDRILRRLDRGSGQGPLIRLGLPDEYAARIIGDALAMVTADHPGIELTVETAPSGRLAEIFAAGRLDMAVMVAPLVAGDGANARIDPVWAGARHLPPTPPDDAAQAGRDATPLPLALYDAGCPYRQAAAQALAAMGRPWRPVLISPSNAAVDACIEAGLAVGVIDRRRLTPSLREIGADWRLPPLPAHGLHLHRASRARGAAFDALEAGMRHAFAGMGRI encoded by the coding sequence ATGACCCCCACCATCGACCCGGAATTGCTGCGGTGTTTCCGCAGCGTCGCCAGGCTGGGCCGGTTCAAGGCGGCCGCCGATCATCTGGGCCGCAGCCCGGCATCGGTCAGCATGCAGGTCCGACGGCTGGAAGATCTGGTGGGCGCGCGACTGCTGGATCGCGACAACCGCCATGTGGCGCTGACGCCGGCGGGCGATGCGCTGCTGGCCGATGCCGAGGCGCTGCTGGCGCTGAACGACCGTATCCTGCGCCGGCTGGATCGCGGCAGCGGCCAGGGGCCGCTGATCCGCCTGGGGCTGCCCGACGAATATGCCGCCCGGATCATCGGCGATGCGCTGGCGATGGTGACCGCCGACCATCCAGGTATTGAACTCACGGTCGAGACCGCACCCAGCGGCCGGCTGGCCGAGATCTTTGCCGCCGGCCGGCTGGACATGGCGGTGATGGTGGCCCCGCTTGTGGCGGGGGACGGCGCCAATGCCCGGATCGATCCGGTTTGGGCCGGCGCCCGCCACCTGCCGCCGACGCCGCCCGATGATGCGGCCCAGGCCGGCCGGGATGCCACCCCGTTGCCGTTGGCCCTCTATGACGCCGGCTGCCCGTACCGGCAGGCCGCGGCGCAGGCGCTGGCCGCCATGGGCCGGCCCTGGCGGCCGGTGCTGATCAGCCCGTCAAATGCCGCGGTCGATGCCTGCATCGAAGCCGGTCTGGCGGTGGGGGTGATCGATCGCCGCCGCCTGACCCCCAGCCTGCGCGAGATCGGCGCCGATTGGCGCCTGCCGCCCCTGCCTGCCCACGGGCTGCATCTGCACCGTGCAAGCCGGGCGCGCGGCGCCGCCTTCGATGCCCTGGAAGCCGGCATGCGTCACGCCTTCGCCGGCATGGGTCGCATCTGA
- a CDS encoding DMT family transporter, with product MMGLLKHGNPRGWGIIDVHPLVKASFMPVHPNLTAISGLAAMSGALALEAGLVIAWSSGFVGARLSTDLAVPVFVIQTWRLVIASLLLAMLPQVRRALRGSGLRQLGRHALTGLLAIAGYLAGIVGAIAAGMPAGTVALIAALQPLVIAGLTAIRARHLPSPRLMIGLGLGMAGVAVTLGGDVVSAAGLSGGQPVLGGALAVGGMLSLVVATLRSTGRDSMPAMASLAVQSAAAAVAFAVVVVIGDGAAALFPRPTPGILVSVAWLVVISTFGGYGLYWVCLARSSALRISCLLWLTPPVTSLWAWAMFGEVPGIQAVAGLALCLAGMALTAPRSRSTCVPPSACRRRSAR from the coding sequence ATGATGGGTTTACTGAAGCATGGCAACCCGCGAGGCTGGGGCATCATCGATGTCCATCCCCTCGTGAAAGCCTCGTTCATGCCTGTCCACCCCAATCTGACCGCGATCTCGGGACTGGCGGCGATGTCCGGAGCCCTGGCGCTTGAAGCCGGGCTGGTGATCGCCTGGAGTTCGGGATTCGTCGGCGCCCGGCTGTCGACAGATCTGGCGGTGCCGGTGTTCGTCATCCAGACATGGCGCCTCGTGATCGCCAGCCTGTTGCTGGCCATGCTGCCGCAGGTGCGGCGGGCCTTGCGCGGCAGCGGCTTACGGCAACTGGGCCGTCATGCGCTGACCGGGCTGCTGGCGATCGCTGGATATCTGGCGGGGATCGTGGGCGCGATCGCGGCCGGGATGCCGGCCGGGACCGTGGCCCTGATCGCGGCCCTGCAACCTCTGGTCATCGCCGGCCTGACGGCCATCCGCGCACGGCACCTGCCGTCGCCGCGGCTGATGATCGGGCTGGGGCTGGGGATGGCCGGGGTGGCGGTGACATTGGGCGGCGATGTCGTGTCGGCTGCCGGTCTGTCGGGTGGTCAGCCGGTTCTGGGCGGTGCGCTGGCGGTCGGCGGCATGCTGTCGCTGGTGGTGGCGACGCTCAGATCCACGGGCAGAGACAGCATGCCGGCCATGGCGTCGCTGGCCGTGCAGTCGGCCGCGGCGGCCGTGGCCTTCGCGGTGGTGGTGGTGATCGGTGACGGCGCGGCGGCCCTGTTCCCGCGCCCCACCCCTGGCATTCTGGTCAGCGTCGCCTGGTTGGTGGTGATCTCCACCTTTGGCGGCTATGGCCTGTACTGGGTGTGTCTTGCCCGCAGTTCGGCGCTCAGGATCAGTTGCCTGTTGTGGCTGACCCCGCCGGTGACCAGCCTGTGGGCCTGGGCGATGTTCGGCGAGGTGCCGGGGATACAGGCCGTGGCGGGGCTGGCCTTGTGTCTCGCCGGCATGGCACTTACCGCTCCTCGATCTCGATCCACTTGTGTTCCACCTTCGGCTTGTAGGCGGCGAAGCGCTCGATAA